The Oceanicaulis sp. nucleotide sequence CGCCGCTTGAAGAGGACCCGCCGCCGAACGGCCACTGAACCGCCAAAGCGGTCAGGAGCAGTACGGCGCCGCCAATCGCGCTGGAGCGAATCGTCACGCTCATACGCCGGTCCCCTCGCATTTCCCAATTCCCCTGAGCGTCAGGGTCATGGATCGTTAACCAAAGGTCAACTGGCGAGGCCGAGCGGCGGACGAATTTTCCCCAAGGTGTGACCGGGCCGTGTTCAGGCCCTGGCGCGCTCGATCGCCTCGACGATCAGCTGGCGGGCGCGCTCGGCCCCGTACCAGCCTTCGACCTTCACCCATTTGCGCGGTTCGAGGTCCTTGTAGTGCTCGAAGAAGTGCGTGATGCGCGCGAGCTGGGCCTCGTGCACGTCGGTGTAGTCCGCGATGTTGTCGTAGAACGGCGACAGCTTGTGGTGCGGCGCGGCGAGGATTTTCTCGTCCTGGCCGCTTTCGTCTTCCATCAGGAGCACCCCGATCGGACGGGCGCGAACCACGCAGCCGGGGATCAGCTCGGTCTGGCCCAGCACCATCACGTCGATCGGATCGCCGTCGTCGGACAGGGTGTGGGGGATGAAGCCGTAATTGCACGGATAGCGCATCGGGGTGTGCAGGAAGCGGTCGACGAAGACCGTGCCGGCCTCCTTGTCGAGTTCGTACTTCACCGGCTGGCCGCCGACGGGAACCTCGACGATCACGTTGACGTCTTCAGGCGGATTTTCGCCGATGGCGATCTTGTCGATGCGCATGGGGAGGGCTCCTTGATCTGTTTTGCGGCGAAAGAAGCCGCAGCCGCGCTCCGCCGCAAGCGGTTTCGCGCCGCGCGCGCTGAAAAATCGCAGCCCCGTGCCGCCTGTCGGCGCGGGCGCCGATTGCCCGGCGGCGCGGGCGGAGCTAGGTTCGCGTCCATGATCAAAGCGCGCCTCACTCTTCTTCTCGCCGCCCTGGCTTCAGGCTTCGGTTTCACCGCTTGCGCCGCTGCGCAAGGCTTCGTCGATCCAACCGCCCCTGACGCGGTCGTTCAGTACGGCGGACCCGACCCGCTCGTGATCGAGACCGGGGAGGGGGAAACCGTCACCCTGACGGTGGAACTCGCCGAAACGCCTGAAGCCCGCCAGCGCGGGATGATGTGGCGTGAGGAGCTGGCGGCTGACGCAGGCATGCTGTTCGACTTCCAGGTCGAGCAGCCGGTCTCGATCTGGATGGCCAACACGCCGCTGCCGCTCGACCTCATCTACATCCGGGCCGACGGCACGATCGCGAAGGTCGCTGTGGGTGCGGTTCCGTTCTCGCGCCGCTCGATCTCGTCTGACGTGCCGGTGCTCGCTGTGCTGGAAATCAATGGCGGCCGGTCCGTCGAGCTCGGCATCGATCCTGGCGACGTCGTGCGCCATCGCTGGTTCGGCAATGTCGAGGCCGCTGAACCGGCGACGGAAACGCCGGCTGAAACGCCCGCCGCAGAAGCCGGTGAAGAGCCCGCCGAAGAGCCCGGCGCCGAGCCGCTGCCCGAAGAGGGCTAGCATCGCTTGCCAGCCGCGCGCGGGCGGCCTAAACCCGCTTTGAAACAACGCCGGGGCGTAGCGCAGCCTGGTAGCGCATCTGCTTTGGGAGCAGAGGGTCGCTGGTTCGAATCCGGCCGCCCCGACCAGTTTCCCGGCCCCGCCGGCGAGGAAGGTGAGTGATGTTCGCGAAGATCTACCGCCCGTCGAAAACCGCCATGCAGTCGGGCCGCGCCAAAACCAAGCAGTGGGTGCTGCAGTTCGAGCCCAAGGCCGCCAAGCGCCCCGATCCGCTGATGGGCTGGGCCTCGACCACCGACACCACCAGCCAGGTCAAGCTCAACTTCGACACCAAGGGACAGGCGGTCGAGTACGCCCGCAAGCACGGCATCGCCTTCCAGGTCGTCGAAGCGCGCGAGACCCCGCGCCGGATCAAGTCCTATTCGGACAATTTCTCCTTCACCCGCCGCGAGCCCTGGTCGCACTAGCGACGGGGCGGCGGGCGAAAGCCTCCGTAGCTCAACCGGATAGAGCGCCCGCCTTCTAAGCGGATGGTTGCAGGTTCGAGTCCTGCCGGGGGCGCCATGATTGCTGTCCTTCCTCGCGGCCGTTCGGTCGGTCCTCCCCCGGCTTGAAGCCGGGGTGCGGGCGGGCGATCGCCCTTGCGAACCTACATGGCCGAAATTTTCCAGCCTGATGACATTTGGCACTAGCGAGCCGGACCGGCTCGCCGTTTACTCGGGATATAACCTAGGGGACGACGATGACCGACGAGCGCACGCGCGCGCTACATTCTCTAGCTATCGATCGAGAGGACGACGCCGGAGGCCGGTCGGGTCCAGGCTGGCTGGGTCTGATCGTCACGAGCTTGGTCACCGCCGGGCTCGGCGCCGGCGGTGCATGGGTCTATCTGCAAACTCAGCAGCCAGAGGCCTCCACCACTAGTCAGATCGCCCGGCCGGCGGCCGAGCCGAGAGAAGCGCGCGAGTCGCCTGCGGAGCCGGCTGTCGCGACCCGTGCCGAGCCGCGCGCTTCAGGCCTCGTGGCGTCGGGTTATGTCGTCGCACGCCGCCAGGCGACGGTGTCGGCCGAGATCACCGGCAGGATCCGAGAAGTGCTGATCGAAGAGGGCGCGGTTGTCGAGGCTGGCGACGTGCTCGCCCGGCTCGATGACGAACGCGCCCGGCTCGACCTCGATCTCTTCGAGGCCCAGGCCAGGTCCGCAGACGCCCGTGTCCGGTCTTTATCCGCTCAGCTCGACGAGGCGCAGGTACAGCTTGATCGCGCACAGCGGCTGGTGGGCTCCGGATTCGCATCAGAAGCCTCGGTCACTGCGCTTCAGGCGCAGCGCGACTCGCTCGTAAGCCAGATCGCGGCGGCCCGTGCCGACGCGGCCGCCGCCCGTGTTCGGCTCGCCAGCCAGGTCGACTTCGTCGATCGCCATGTGGTGCGGGCCCCGTTCGCCGGCGTGGTGATCGCGAAGAACGCCCAGGTCGGAGAAATCCTGTCGCCGGTGTCTGCAGGCGGCGGCTTCACTCGGACCGGCATCGCGACGCTCGTCGACATGAGCAGTCTCGAACTAGAGGTCGATGTGAACGAGGGGCAAATCCAGCGTGTCTCTGCCGGCCAACCGGTCGAGGCGGTGCTCGACGCCTACCCCGACTGGCGCATTCCCGCCCGCGTGGAGGCGATCATCCCGACCGCCGATCGTGCGCGCGCGACGATTCAGGTCCGGGTGACGCTGCTCGAACGCGACACGCGGGTCCTGCCGGACATGGCGGCGCGGGTCACCTTCCTTGAAGGCGAGTGAGTATGAAGGCGTTTGCGGCCTAGGGGATGAAGCGAGAGAGACGGGAAGAACCAGGCATGACCGAAGCGCTCTACCAGCTGAACAATCTCTCCAAGCGCTACACGCGCGGCAAGGAGAGCATCACCATCTTCTCCGATCTCACCATGACGATCGCGAGTGGCGATTTCATCGCGATCATGGGACCGTCCGGCTCGGGTAAGACTACGTTGCTCAATCAGCTCGGCGGCATCGATCGGCCGAGTTCGGGCGAGGTACTGTTCGAAGGGGCCCGGATCGATAATCTCGCTCAGTCCAGACTGGCGAAGTGGCGCGCGGCGAATGTCGGGTTCATCTTCCAGTTCTACAATCTTATGCCGACTTTGACCGCGGCGCAGAATGTCGAGCTGCCGCTGCTTCTGACCAAGCTCTCCGGCAAAGAGCGCAAGCGCCGTGTCGCCACGGCTCTGGAGATCGTCAAGCTCGGCGACCGGGCCCGCCATCGTCCGCGCCAGATGTCGGGCGGTCAGCAGCAACGCGTCGCGATCGCAAGAGCGATCGTCGCCGACCCGAAAGTGCTGCTCTGCGACGAACCGACAGGCGATCTCGATCGTGCGACTGCGGACGAAGTGCTCGAGACTTTGCAGCTTCTGAACGACGAGCTCGGCAAGACCATCGTGATGGTCACGCACGACCCCTCGGCGGCGAAGTACGCCCGGCGAGAGTTGCATCTGGACAAGGGGCGCTTCCTCGAAGGCAAGGCCGTACCGGCATGAACGACGCCACGCTGATCCGCAAAAGTCTTTTCCGGAAAAAGACGCGGGCGATCCTGCTCGTTCTGTCGATCATGACCGCATTCCTGATCTTCGCCGTGCTGGGGGCGTTCTCCCGCGCGCTGAATGCCGGCGTCGAGACGGCCGCCGCGGACCGGCTGGTGACCCTGAACGCAATCAATTTCACGCTCGACATGCCGTATGCGTATTACAGCCGGGTCGCGGGGATCGAAGGGGTCGAGCATGTCACCCACGCCAACTGGTTCGGCGGCTATTATCAGGACCCGCGGAACGTCATTCAGGCCTTCGCCGTCGAAATGGAAAGCTATCTCGCGGTCTATGGCGAGCTGGTGATCACCGCCGGCGACCGCGACACGCTCCTCAATCAGCGCGACTGCATGGCGCTCGGCGCCGATCTCGCCGGTCAGTACGGCTGGAGCGTGGGCGAGCAGATCCCGCTCAGTTCGAACATCTGGAGCCAGCAGGACGGCGCGCGCGCCTGGGACCTCGAAATCTGCGCGATCTTTGATGCGGAAGATGAAGATGTGCCGGCCAACTATCTGATTTTTCATTACGAATACTTCAACGAGGCGCTCGCCTTCAATCGCGACCGGATCGGCTGGATGATCCTGACCACCGGGGACCCGGCGCGTAACGATGCTGTGGCGCAGGCCATCGATGCGCAGTTCGCGAACTCGCCCGCCGAGACCGAGACCGCGACCGAGGCCGCGTTCGGTCAGGCCTTCCTAGAGCAGGTCGGCAATATCGGACTCATCCTCACCCTGGTCATCGGCGCCGCGTTCGCCACCATCCTGATGATCGTCGGCACGACGATGGTGATGGCCATCAACGAACGCACCAAAGAGGTGGCGGTCATGAAAACGCTCGGCTTCTCGCCGCCGCGCATATTCACCCATGTTCTGAGCGAGTCCGTCTTGCTGAGCCTTCTGGGCGGTCTGCTGGGGCTGGGGCTCGCTGCTGGAATGGTCACCGCTGTCGGCGGCGCGCTTGCCGGGTTCCTGCCGGGTTTCCGGATGACTTCCGACATCGCGGTGCAGGCCGTCGGGCTGATGGTGCTGTTCGGCGTCGTGACCGGACTGCTCCCGGCGGTCAACGCCATGCGTCTGAACATCGTAGACGGTCTCTCGAAGGATTAGGGCGATGCTCAAGCAGATCGGCGCAGTCACGATGATTAATCTGCGCTCCATTCCACAGCGATGGGGCATGTCGCTCGCCACCGTGCTGTCGGTCGCGCTCGTCGTCGGGGTCCTTCTGGGCTTTCTCGCGATGGCCAACGGGTTCCGCGCGACGGTGAACGGTACGGGCTCTGACGACGTCGCGGTCATCCTGAGCTCAGGCGCACAGGCCGAGCTGAACTCCGGGCTCGGTCGTGACTCCGTTCGCCTGATCGAAGTCGCCCCCGGCATTGCAACGGATGCGGCGGGAGATCCGGTCCTGTCCGCGGAGCTTTATGTTATCGCCGACGGCCGCAAGCGAGCCACCGGCACTGACGCGAACCTGCCTCTGCGCGGGGTCGGCGAAAACGCGGCGGCCCTTCGCGACGGGTTCACGCTCACCGAGGGGAGAATGTTTGCTCCGGGGTCGAACGAACTCGTTGTCGGCGAGGGCGTCATCCGAGAGTTCGCAGGCTTCGATCTCGGCGAAACGATCCGGCTCGGCGCGAATGAATGGCGGGTCGTCGGGGTCTTCTCAACCGGAGGCTCGGTGTTCGATTCCGAAGTCTGGGCTGACCTCGGCACCATCCAGAACCTCTACCAGAGGACCGGGGCGGTGCAGTCGGTCAGAGCCCGCCTCGAGGATCCCGCAGCGCTCGACCGTCTGAAGGCATATTTGGAAAACGAACCGCGCCTGGATGTCGAAGCCTCCAGCGAGCGTGAATTTTTCGCCGCTAGCGCGGGCGGCACGTCCGATCTGCTGATGTTTCTGGGCTGGCCGCTCGCCATCGTGATGGCGGTCGGCGCGTTGGCGGGCGCGTGGAACGCGATGTACGCCTCGGTCGACGCCCGGACGCGTGAGATTGCGACCTTACGCGCCATAGGTTTCGCAGGCTTTCCCGCCTTTGTCGGGACGATGGCGGAGTCGCTTCTGCTCGCGCTGATCGGCGGGATCGTGGGAGCGGCCGCCACCTATCTGGTGTTCGACGGTGTGTCCGCCTCTACGCTGGGCGGCGGGTTCACCCAGATCGTGTTCTCGTTCGCCGTGACGCCCGCCGCAGTGATCGCCGGCGTTACGCTGGCCTTGATCGTGGGCGCGTTCGGCGGGTTTTTCCCGGCGATCCGGGCGGCGCGCGTTTCGATTTTAAGAGCCCAGGGCTAAAGCTGCGCCAGCCCCTGCTCCAGGTCCGCCCAGAGGTCTTCGACGTGTTCGAGGCCGACGGAGAAGCGAACGAGCGCGCCTTCGGCTTTCCACGGAACGGCGGTGCGCTTGATCTGGCGGTCGCAGGGCAGGACGAGGCTTTCAAACCCGCCCCAGGAAAACCCGATGCCGAAAAGCTTCAGGCTTTCGGCGAAGAGTTCGCCGCCCCGCGCATCTATCCCGTCGAGAACGACCGAAAAGCAGCCCGACGCGCCGGTGAACTGACGCTGGTAGAGAAGGTGGTCGGGGGAATCCTCGAGCGCCGGATGAAGCACGCGCGCGATCTTCGGGTGGTTGCGCAGCCTGCGCGCCAGAACGACGCCGTTCGCGCCCGACCGTTCGATGCGGAGCGCAAGCGTCCTGAGGCCCCGCAGGGCGAGGAAAGCGTCGTCCGGGGAGACATGCAGGCCGTAAAGCGACTCGCGCTCATTCAGCGCCTCGGCGTTTTCGCCGCGTGCCGCGACCGCGCCCATCAGAAAGTCGGAATGCCCGCCGACATATTTCGTCAGCGCCTGGGCGGCGAAATCGACGCCCAGCTCTAGCGGGTTCATCAGGATCCCCGCGCTCCAGGTGTCGTCGATGACCGTCTTCACCCCGGCGGCCTTCGCCGCCCGGGTGATCGCCGGGACGTCCTGAACCTCGAATGTCAGCGAGCCGGGAGATTCGAGCAGGATGAGGCGGGTTTTCTCGCCGATAAGGGTCTCGATGCGCGCGCCGATCTTCGGATCGTAATAGCGCGGCGTGACGCCGAGACGGGGAAGCTCATGGTCGCAGAAGCGGCGCACGGGGCCATAGACGCTGTCGCTGATCAGCGCCTCGCCGGGGGCGTCGATCGCGGTGCGGATCGCATGCGCGACCGAGGCGAGGCCTGACGGGGCGAGGGCGACGTGGTCGGCGCCGTACAGACCGGCGATCGCCTCGCGCAGCTCCGCGTTGGGCGCGAGCCCGCCGCGACCGTAATGCCGGCGCGGCGGGGTCGGGCTGTAGAGCTCGTCCGTGGATGGCGCGAGGACGGTCGAGGCGCGCTGAACCGGCGGGTTCACCAGCTCGGGGTTTTGGGCCGGCCGGCCTGAATGGATGAGTCGCGTCTCGCGTTTCATGTCGACAAGCCGCCTTCCTGGTCGTTACATCTGGCCTCGCTCCCGAGCGATTTAGGACGGCCGGACCGGTGACGCCAACCTCGTTTCTCGACGCTTTCGCACCGCGCCGCCTCGCGCGGGCGGCGGCGGCCTTCGCGCTCGGCTTCGCCGCAGCGCAATCGGACGCTGAACGCGCCGGGGCCACGCTGACTGAAATCCGCGATCGCGGAACATTGCTCTGCGGCGTCGATACAGGCCTTCCGGGCTTCGCGGAACGTGATGATCAGGGCCGCTGGTCAGGCTTCGAGATCG carries:
- a CDS encoding ABC transporter permease gives rise to the protein MNDATLIRKSLFRKKTRAILLVLSIMTAFLIFAVLGAFSRALNAGVETAAADRLVTLNAINFTLDMPYAYYSRVAGIEGVEHVTHANWFGGYYQDPRNVIQAFAVEMESYLAVYGELVITAGDRDTLLNQRDCMALGADLAGQYGWSVGEQIPLSSNIWSQQDGARAWDLEICAIFDAEDEDVPANYLIFHYEYFNEALAFNRDRIGWMILTTGDPARNDAVAQAIDAQFANSPAETETATEAAFGQAFLEQVGNIGLILTLVIGAAFATILMIVGTTMVMAINERTKEVAVMKTLGFSPPRIFTHVLSESVLLSLLGGLLGLGLAAGMVTAVGGALAGFLPGFRMTSDIAVQAVGLMVLFGVVTGLLPAVNAMRLNIVDGLSKD
- a CDS encoding DUF192 domain-containing protein, encoding MIKARLTLLLAALASGFGFTACAAAQGFVDPTAPDAVVQYGGPDPLVIETGEGETVTLTVELAETPEARQRGMMWREELAADAGMLFDFQVEQPVSIWMANTPLPLDLIYIRADGTIAKVAVGAVPFSRRSISSDVPVLAVLEINGGRSVELGIDPGDVVRHRWFGNVEAAEPATETPAETPAAEAGEEPAEEPGAEPLPEEG
- a CDS encoding ABC transporter ATP-binding protein encodes the protein MTEALYQLNNLSKRYTRGKESITIFSDLTMTIASGDFIAIMGPSGSGKTTLLNQLGGIDRPSSGEVLFEGARIDNLAQSRLAKWRAANVGFIFQFYNLMPTLTAAQNVELPLLLTKLSGKERKRRVATALEIVKLGDRARHRPRQMSGGQQQRVAIARAIVADPKVLLCDEPTGDLDRATADEVLETLQLLNDELGKTIVMVTHDPSAAKYARRELHLDKGRFLEGKAVPA
- a CDS encoding ETC complex I subunit produces the protein MFAKIYRPSKTAMQSGRAKTKQWVLQFEPKAAKRPDPLMGWASTTDTTSQVKLNFDTKGQAVEYARKHGIAFQVVEARETPRRIKSYSDNFSFTRREPWSH
- a CDS encoding ABC transporter permease, whose protein sequence is MLKQIGAVTMINLRSIPQRWGMSLATVLSVALVVGVLLGFLAMANGFRATVNGTGSDDVAVILSSGAQAELNSGLGRDSVRLIEVAPGIATDAAGDPVLSAELYVIADGRKRATGTDANLPLRGVGENAAALRDGFTLTEGRMFAPGSNELVVGEGVIREFAGFDLGETIRLGANEWRVVGVFSTGGSVFDSEVWADLGTIQNLYQRTGAVQSVRARLEDPAALDRLKAYLENEPRLDVEASSEREFFAASAGGTSDLLMFLGWPLAIVMAVGALAGAWNAMYASVDARTREIATLRAIGFAGFPAFVGTMAESLLLALIGGIVGAAATYLVFDGVSASTLGGGFTQIVFSFAVTPAAVIAGVTLALIVGAFGGFFPAIRAARVSILRAQG
- the metC gene encoding cystathionine beta-lyase: MKRETRLIHSGRPAQNPELVNPPVQRASTVLAPSTDELYSPTPPRRHYGRGGLAPNAELREAIAGLYGADHVALAPSGLASVAHAIRTAIDAPGEALISDSVYGPVRRFCDHELPRLGVTPRYYDPKIGARIETLIGEKTRLILLESPGSLTFEVQDVPAITRAAKAAGVKTVIDDTWSAGILMNPLELGVDFAAQALTKYVGGHSDFLMGAVAARGENAEALNERESLYGLHVSPDDAFLALRGLRTLALRIERSGANGVVLARRLRNHPKIARVLHPALEDSPDHLLYQRQFTGASGCFSVVLDGIDARGGELFAESLKLFGIGFSWGGFESLVLPCDRQIKRTAVPWKAEGALVRFSVGLEHVEDLWADLEQGLAQL
- a CDS encoding efflux RND transporter periplasmic adaptor subunit, whose protein sequence is MTDERTRALHSLAIDREDDAGGRSGPGWLGLIVTSLVTAGLGAGGAWVYLQTQQPEASTTSQIARPAAEPREARESPAEPAVATRAEPRASGLVASGYVVARRQATVSAEITGRIREVLIEEGAVVEAGDVLARLDDERARLDLDLFEAQARSADARVRSLSAQLDEAQVQLDRAQRLVGSGFASEASVTALQAQRDSLVSQIAAARADAAAARVRLASQVDFVDRHVVRAPFAGVVIAKNAQVGEILSPVSAGGGFTRTGIATLVDMSSLELEVDVNEGQIQRVSAGQPVEAVLDAYPDWRIPARVEAIIPTADRARATIQVRVTLLERDTRVLPDMAARVTFLEGE
- the ppa gene encoding inorganic diphosphatase; its protein translation is MRIDKIAIGENPPEDVNVIVEVPVGGQPVKYELDKEAGTVFVDRFLHTPMRYPCNYGFIPHTLSDDGDPIDVMVLGQTELIPGCVVRARPIGVLLMEDESGQDEKILAAPHHKLSPFYDNIADYTDVHEAQLARITHFFEHYKDLEPRKWVKVEGWYGAERARQLIVEAIERARA